The genomic segment tgtaGTCCTCCCCTTCAAACGTGTACACACTGCTGTTCTCTGTGTCCATAGTGAAGTTTCTCAGAGAGCTCTCCCCCAGAGAAGAAAGTTTCTCCTTCATCTCCATAGTCTACAAGGAAACAACATGTGAAGCATAAATGGAAAGACGTTTTTTAGGaaacaaataacagaaaacgTGCTTCTAAACTCGCCTTCCTTTCACCACGCTCCAGAATTGCATCGATGTCATCATCTGTGATCTCGCTGTCTTTGGAAGCAAACACGTGCGTGGCGCCGTGGCGGATGATGGACAGCATCTCATCCTTCCCCAGTTTGTTAGCACTGGGATCTACAAGTCTTCCTATtggattaaaacataaaaaaaagagggtAAGGATTTTTCTCACATTGAAAGTAAGCTTTAGTGTGGAGGAACTTACCTTGCTGGATGACGATAGAGTCCAAGCGCAGCTTCATCTCAGCCCTCTCCACAATCCTCTCCTCCACAGTGTTTTCAGTGATGAAACGGAAAACACGCACCTGCTTCTGCTGCCCAATCCTGTGAGCTCGGtcctaaaatgaaacaaaaacgtttttttcgcAAGAGACTCACCTACGTCTTAATTTTTAAGACCGAAGGGTGAAAATGCACTCACCATAGCCTGCAGGTCAACCTGAGGGTTCCAGTCAGAGTCGTATAGAATGACCACATCGGCTGTTGCCAGGTTTATACCCAGCCCTCCAGCTCTGGTACTCAGCATGAAGATGAACTTGGTACTGTTGGGTTCATTGTACGCATTGATGGAAATCTgcaaacaaatatgttttattgcgAGTCAGCTTTAATCCACCAACACGGATCTGAAGCCACATTCACAGGGCTGCTGCTCACCTGCCGCTCCTCATGTGGAGTCTGTCCGTCAAGACGACAGTATTCATAGTTCCTCCACATGCAGTAGTCCTCCAAGATGTCCAGCACCCTGGTCATCTGACTGAAGATAAGCACACGAGAACCTACGCAACAAACGACAAGAAAACTTGATTTATATCCAATATTTCTGTCAGGTAAGATTTgatcagaaacacatttttatttccaataatCTCAATATATGTGTAGGTAGGACGGTATGCTCACCTTGCACTTTCACCTTGGGCAGCAGCTTGTCTAGCACCACCATTTTACCACTGTTCACCACCAGGTGGAGGTCTGTGGTGTACGGTGGGCCTGGCTCCGCCCCGTCAAACAGGTAGGGGTGATTGCAGCACTTCCTCAGCTGCATGAGGACGTTCAACAAGCGCATCTTGTCCATTTTTCCAGCAGAGTTCAGGATGTCTATGTCCTTCATGAGAATCTTTGTGTACCTGATGAAGTGTTGGATATAAACccccaaaatgaaaaacaaaaaatccaacaGTAAAAGGGCTAATTTAAGCTATGAAAACTTACCATTCTCTCTGCATTTTACTTAGGCCCACATAAATCTTGACCTCTTTTTTGGGAAGCAGAGTCTTCTCTACGTCTGCTTTGATACGACGCAGCAAAAAGGGTCTCAACACCTACACAACCACAAAACAATCCTTAAAAATTGATCGCTTTCTAATAAAATCATGACCAAAATGGATCAGTACGTACAGTGTGAAGACGTTCAACCAGCTTTTGGTCACCCAAGCAGTTGTTTGTGTCAAACCAGGAATCAAAGTCCTGAGAAACAGAAATCAAATGTGTCAGAATGTTTTCATGAATAAGTTAATAACAGTCTCTGCAAGCCTTCGTTTCACCTCTGATGAATTAAAGACGTCTGGAAGCAGGAAGTTGAGCAGAGCCCACAGTTCATGGAGGTTATTTTGAAGAGGAGTGCCAGTCAAAAGCAGTCGGTTGGTGGTTTTAAACTCGCGCACGATTTccgatagctaaaaacacaaaaacaacttaatGTGAGTGAGATCATCTACAATCAAATAGAAATGactagcaaaaaaaatcatctccaATCTCCAAAGGCATCAGACCTTTGACTTCTCATTCTTGATCCTGTGAGCTTCGTCGATGACCAGGTACCTCCAGTTGAACTTCTTGAAAACCGCCTTTTCAATGATGAGCATTTCGTAGGACGTGACACAGACGTCCCACTCTCCTGGCAGCAGCACATCTCTGATCAGAGCTGTCTGCAATCACaaaaagatctttaaaataaaataaaaaattaaaaaaaaaaaacttccctaTATTTGATTGCACAATCTTGATAATTAAACTCAAGTTTGTAAACTAACCCAGAAGTGCAAAAAATAAGAGCTCAAACAGTGGATTAGTTTGCTGTTTGAACAGTTTTGACGCAGCTTACTCGCTCGTCTCTGTTTCCAATCAGACACACTGCCCGGAGAGAAGGCACCCATCGCTTGAACTCGTTCATCCAGTTGTAGAGGGTGGACTTGGGGACCAGAACCATGTGCGGACCGGGGATGTTTCTGTAGTGCTTCATGTATCCCAGCAGGGCAATGGTCTGGAGAGTCTTTCCCAAACCCTGGGGATGAAAGCAGGACAATGAGCAGCAGaaaggcaaaaataaacaattgcACTCTACTAAAATGGTTAAAAGTGGTAAACAATGTAAACAGACTCACCATTTCATCTGCAAGAATGCCGTTGATTCCGTTCTCATACAAAGAAATGAGCCAGTTAAGACCCCGGACCTGGTAGTCCctcatttttccagcttttacATCTAAATACAgacacagaaaatgtaaaacttacAGGGATGCCCATTAgggttttgtgtcttttaaaagaaaacatcaaaaatcttACATGATGGGGACTCGTCAAAGCGAGTGCAGACATTAGTGGTCTTCGTGCTCTCGTTGAGAAGTTCTTCGTCCTCCTCTTGTTCTGTGCGGCGATGGCGGTTGCTGTCAaaccatgaaaataaaacacaataaagacacatttgccaaaggtaaaaaataaaataaaagttttggataaaataaaagtctggagTTTTGTACTTACTCCCCAGCAGACAGCAAGTTCTGTTTCTCGTCCTTTTTGATCCGAGGACGGCCCGGTTTCATCTTCAGAGGGGAGGTGGGGGTCTTCTGTGCAGCTGGTTGAATGAAGTGAGCAAACAGCTCTGTCTGCTTCAACAGATATTCAAATCTGTTGGTCCGGTCCGTTTGCTGTATGACACAGGGAAAGTCTTTATTAACCTATCTGACAGCTTAGAAATGGAATACAGACTTCCTAATATTGATACTTACCACCTTCTCCTCATAACCTGGAGCGGAATCTTTAGTTTTGGtcgatgaggaggaggatgcatCTTGTCCGTCGGGACCAGCATCTGAGGAGGACTCCTTTCCAGCATCCGAAGAGTCAGACTTTTCCTTGAAAATCAAAGGAAACAGGTCACTTATCCTGATGTTTCCAACAAATCAGGTAACATGAACAGGATTTCCTCATCCTTCAAAGGGTTATGATGATATTAACACATTTAGTTTACTTCACATCATTtcttaaataatcaaaaaattatACACCAAGATatattttagactattttatatttacttttatacTTTCAGTCACTGATCTGATACATTCTTTTGAATATCCGACATATTTGTCAacccaaacaaaccaaaatcttTAATCAGTTTATAACAAGTGTGAGAGGGGGGGGTGTTATTATATATTGAACATAACTTAACTTATGTAAcattaataaaactaaacatttggTAACACTGAATTGTTGCAGTTCCCCAAGATGCAATTAATACTTTCTGCCACAGAATCTGTTATACAAATAAACCCCAAAACCTGAAGCCACAAGCTAACCACCATCAACAGCCATTCAGATTTATGTAAAGAGGTTTATAAATCGGTTATTCCTACGATTTCTGACAGCTCTGCACTGGATATGCTTAAGTTATCAGTAAAGTGGTGTCAAAATAATGTTAATCaactattttttgtcaaaagttgGTTTCTTTGGGAACTCGTATCTCCAGAGCTTTGGATAAATGAAGCGGATAAAGGATCCTGCAGAGTAGATTTGAGTATATAGTTACTACTTGTAATATGCACGAGTTGCACCATCCTTTCATTTggttcaaagcaaaaataagtgCGAGGAAGCATCGCTCCCTCACGAAGATCATTGCAGCCATTGCTGCGTAGCTCCTCTGAAAACAAAGGGACGGATGGGACAGTGATGGGGCGCTTTACTTAAATTGTCCTCACCAAATCTATACAAATCAACCATAAACCTCCAACCCAACTCTACACACATTACTCTAAATATAACGATAACTTAAACATATCTATATATTAAAGTCGCAGTGTAGCGATCGAAGACTAGCGACGCTAAACTAGCAGCTCTCCTCGCGCTGTGATGTTAGCTCCAGTTTCAAGAGGAAGACGCCGCTTTAGCTAGTTAGCCGCCGTGGCTAACTAGGTCAAAGAGCCCACATAATAGCTGACAAATACATGTTTACACATTCTGAGGTGGAATGTCTTATTTGTGTGTACTAAGCTCAACAGTCTAAGGAGACACTGACGTATCTTTAAGAACTAACAACGCCCGAAAATCCGTCTTACCTCTTCGGCTCCCCCGGCTTCTTCAAGTTCAGTATTCTCTTCCCGCGGCTCCACGCAGGTAATACTTTCGgacatttttggtaaaattatcCTCTTGACTCAAAACTACCGGCAAATACAATATGTCCTGTGTGATGATAGCCAATCGCCGTTAACGAATTACTGAACTTGATGGGagcaaaaaccccaaaatataGTTGTTGATAATGAAAGACGCTACGGTTAGTCGGGCACGTTAGCTAGCACCCGCGCCTCTCACAGCGCCAACCGGTATCCGTAATTTATCGCGAGATTGTATATCAACGCTGCCTTTGCGTTTAATGGAAATGCTAGTACTGTGGTTTACATACGGTTTATAGTAGAcctgtttttaataaagagaCAACTGTTTCTGAAATTAACTAATTTCtaattcatttgtatttatgtatcTATATTTTAATACGTTTAATAGctttaattataaataacaTGGGGGGAATGGAGGAGAATCTAGAGGGACTCAAGTAAGACGATGAAGCACATTGAATCTGTACATCTTTGCTTTCATTTATTCTTGTAATATAAAAATGaactgtgtgtcatttttttttttgaataatacaaacattttaagaaatgttttttagaccCTATAAAGTAGAGATGGACTGTGGAATGCACGTGAACGCAACAGATCAACTATGATTTTTAATTGAtaccctttttaaaaaacttgttttttaatttactgatttaaaacacacacacgcatataGTCATACAAGGAATATAATCTTATCAGtcttattttggttaaaagaaaacaaaatcatttacaaacagGCACTTCTGCGGCTGCTCGGTGGGGTCCTAACAGGATAGCCGTCTGTCAGAATGACGTATATGGAGggttaatcagctgattccGAAAGaaccaaaataatacaaaatacacGAACATGGTTTTTATTGtctacacaaaatctgttaaTTTGAATGGAGCCTGTTGACATGCTTTATTCAGGTAAGCACAAGTTTTGAAACCCCAGAAATGGTCTGGTTTGTGTCGGTGTTTATGCTTAGTCAGCCAGTGATACTTGACGTTAGTCGTTTGACGTTGGGCCCGTGTCGTGTCGTGTTGCTTTGTTCCgtttttggtggaaaaagtTTGAGTCTCTGTGAAACAACAGATCCACCTTTAAGAGATTGTATCAAATACTTTCACGAACTAATTTCTGTATCCATTTTTTAGTGGGGGAATCAAAACCATTTCGTTTTAAAGCTCGTTAGCGAGCTAGCAACCAGcagcaacacaaaaacagtaaacagCTTCTTTCCTGTTGTTTTCTCGTCCTTGGCACGAAGTATGTTAGAAATAAATAACCCTGTTAGCATAAAGTATTCATATGCAATTGTTAAACTGTAAACTgttaaactttgatttaaataaaaataataaattacatttgtagTCCTCTGGGGATCCTTATTTGAATTCCccaaaatgaatttaataaacACTtaattacacacattttttttattgcataaaaTTAAACACTTGTTTTATTCAAAGCCATTGTTTCTTACATGGGAGATCTTTCTTATTCTTGTTAACGAAAATCATCAAAAGGCACCCAGGTGGAATGTATATAGAATATAATACAAAAAGCGTAAAATCTCCCAAGtttatacattaaataaatatttttttaatgtaatgtttGTGTGGTTTTCAGCATTATAAAATCTTGTTTCAAATACTGTTACATGATTATAGTTTCATCTGAACCACTAGTTTTGACACATGGactgttattcttttttttatagtttgttcAAAATCtgaggtttaaatgttttatgttcaaagtttattttattttatttttttttggaggagGGGGTCCTTCAGTTTTCAAAGGTTTATAGAAAAGACTATATTTAGGTTGGGAAAGTTTATTCTGATATTCTCTCCTGGGTCTGTTCCtcctctgagaaaaaaacagaaatgtaatgtGGTGATAATtgtcattcttttcttttttttttaatttctaacttTAAACTCGACAAATTTTGTGTAGAGATTCcaacatgaatatattttagttttactttctttttcttcacaacCACAGCCTTTATAGCATTTAAATTCAATAAGGACTAACCCATTTGTTCTTTTAtcgtatatttttttaaacattttttggaagaAACATTATATTTAAGGTTTTCTTTTCAACATAGAGTAAGAGTTGTGGTATCTGCATAAATGTGAGACATTTTGTACCTATATCAAATCCAAATAAATCGTTTGCGGGGAAAATAATTAGAAGTATTCTTGTTTAgtcagtcaaaaaataaaagtataaaagttCCATAAATGTAAGTACTGTTgagtttttattgttgtatCAATGGATTTGTTGCAACTATTATTTCCAGACTGAcactaaaaagcacaaaaagtttGAAAGCTTTAAATACCAGAGTTTGACTTATTGACATCTGAGGGTTTGAACTGTTTGTGGTCAACAGTAACAATGCAGGGTGTTTGACATGTGACACAAACCGTGTGCGACATTTAgactttagttaaaaaaaactgccacaaactatgaaataaacatttgccAGGACTGTtgagagttttattttgtaacctCACCTGTGCTTTTCATCATGAGTAAAAGTATTTCTGTGAAAATCCATATTTTCTAAGCCCgtatcatattttttctgtaccTTCACAGATCGACATTATGGATAAGATTTTAGAGGGCCTCGTGAGCTCCGATCACTCCGTTCCAGTCAAGAGAGCCATTGTGAAAAAGGTAGtggaagcagcagagaaagagGTGACAGAGGAGCAGTGCCAGGCGCTGTTTTCGCTCACCACCCGCCTCATCTTGCTTGGTGAAGATGCTTTCCAGAAGCAGATTGGCTCCCAGGTTCTCGAAGCGTACGCACGCTTCCATCGCCAGGAGTTCGAGCATTTTTTCAGCAAAGACTTTGTGCTCGGTCTGCTCCAGCAGGGATATGAGCAGCTGGACCACAGAGACCCTACCATCATAGAGTACATCCACAGCTGCCTGCGTCTGCTCATAAGCTGCCCCTCTGTGCTGGACATCTTTAGTGTGATCCAGGTGGAGGTTTTGAGGATGGTGTGTGAACATCCCAAGCCTCTTCTGTGTTCCCAGCTGAGCACTTTGCTCACAGACTTTATGCAGTGTGTACCAAAGGATAAATCTGGTGTTCTGTTTTGTCAGCAGCTGGTTAGAACCATTAGTTACTTCCACTGCTATGCTAACCAGGAGCATGAGTTAAGAGAGTATGTTGGACAAGTGACTAAAGTGAGCACACTGCTGCAAAACATCTGGAAGACGGATCGAGCTACGCTGTTACCCTCTCTACAGGAGGTTTTTGCTATCATTTCTTCCACAGGTAAGATTCTTTTCCCTTTATATAGAAACACATATAATGTGTCTTAGATTGGTTTCAGTGCACAAACTTTGATTTTAGTTGCCACAATGGAACATGTGTTTAGAAGTAGGGGTGTCtggaaaaattgattttgtgatatatcgcgatatttaatTTGGCGATACAGGACATTTGGAGCAGTTCCAAACCGCACCAGAACAAAAAGATCTCACGAGAaacagcttgtgttaaatgttcagtcgcATTGGTTCAGTCAACcttgcagtttttgttgttatgagagaTGTACTACTTAGTATGACTTAGTTTCGGTTTTCTAATAttaatctttgaaaaaaaaaaaaaagtgaaaaattgttctggtacagtcttgcgatatattgtgatatgtatcatatcgacAGATGTGTATCGTATATGTATCATATCTCGAGATTATTGACAGTACACACCCATATTTATGAGTAtgtataacatttttattaagtaaaaaaaaatctatatatatatatatatatatacacacacatacactccaagctatttattttattagattttttttttcaaattttgtatttatttagtttattaatcaattaataatgtatttatttatgtttttcattgtgTATCCAGTAACTAGCACCATGCAGCTTTGGTTAGAAGGTacctttatttttcaaatgacttaaaatgaggaaaagtgttgatttaaaaatgcaatatgTAGAGAAATCATgaaaagttgtgatttttaaCATCAAAGGAATAAACTATAGAAAATAAGACTAAACTTGATAATATCCTGGTatccaaaaatgaaattaatataaggttttttttttcattttttttgtttttgtataaaaaaacaaacaaaagttatATAAACTACGGCAAAGCATTTGTAATGTTTTGGACAAAACTTTAGAGGATAATGATTTAGAATAAAGACAATAAGCTGCTGAATGCAAAGGGAAATCAATGAACTTATTATGGcgcaacatgtttttaaaaatgatttttcaaaacacatttttataaacttgaCCTATAGATCTTGATGAACCCCCACCCTAGTTTATTATGAATTaccttctaaaaataacccacgAAAAGTGGAATCCACAAAGTGGGATTTCAGATGTTTTCAGACCGTAAGACCCCTTAAtacacttttctttcttgttaAAACCTCAAAGTCCaaacctttgtagaaaaataagtccagtttcatagaatgaaaacaaagagccGCTTGCCGTCAAAGATTTACGTAAATGACCACAGGAGAAacagcacagaggagattgattaaaaatatctaCAGTCAATCATAAGGCATGCAAATTTtcatcgaaaaaaaaaaatctgcgaagCAGCAAAACCGCGAACGGTTATTGCATTTagtgagggaacactgtattttTGTACCTATAAAAGCAAtacttgtttttctctgttgcaGATCCCTCCTTTGACCCATCCACCGCTCTAGCCTGTCTCGTCCAGCATATCCCCATACAGATGATCACAGTGCTTATCAAGAGTCTCACCACAGACCCCAACGTCAAAGATGCCAGCATGACTAAAGCACTCTGCAGGTTACTTCCCCTAAAGTGGAAAAACATTCTAGTCTTTAAGTGAGATCACGATTAACAGACTGAAATCCTGATGTGTTTTTAGAATGATTGACTGGCTGTCATGGCCGTTAGCCCAACATGTGGATATCTGGGTCATCGCACTGTTGAAGGGACTGGCCGCTGTTCAGAAATTCACCATCCTCATAGATGTCACTCTACTGAAAATTGAACTGGTTTGTATCACAGgttttagtgttatttattgtttggaGTAGCAGGGCTTTGCACAGAAATGAGTTGTAATAGGTACTTTGTTTTGATCTATGAAAAGTGATTTATGTTGTAATGATTTCAAGACTCTCACTGCAGATTgacatgttttaaaagtgttaactagggtttccaaaaaatattgattcagtgaaatattgcgatacttcATTTGTCAATACTTGTATCAATGTAATGCTGCCAAGATGATGTTGCAGTTCAGCATCTCGCTTTTGTGGTCCATCTAAACTCTTGACCGCTAGTTGGTAGCACACCACACCTAGCCTCTTTCAGCAGCTCTAGGACCAAAACAACTACAAGATCTTCTTGTGTTTGATGTGAACTTATGAGCCTAATGGTTGTTGTTGTAATATAGTAAAATAGCAACTTAGTTTTAACTAAAGATGAGTATCAAACCAAAAATATGTTCCAAATTGGTACTGGTGCTATATAAAAAAGAATTCCTGATGCTTCTTGGCTCATTGAAAAACAAGACCATACAGATGCACAGCACACTTATTGCTCTGATcaagaaatataatttatttttcgaTTGTATTCATGTGAAAGATGTAGGAATGTttagataaatatttttctaggtcaaaatctttaactacaactacatgctagctattttggctaattaaggctttttctgttttttatgctattttggagtgaagacagtatttcagctgcattctagctgttt from the Oryzias melastigma strain HK-1 linkage group LG1, ASM292280v2, whole genome shotgun sequence genome contains:
- the smarca5 gene encoding SWI/SNF-related matrix-associated actin-dependent regulator of chromatin subfamily A member 5, which gives rise to MSESITCVEPREENTELEEAGGAEEEKSDSSDAGKESSSDAGPDGQDASSSSSTKTKDSAPGYEEKVQTDRTNRFEYLLKQTELFAHFIQPAAQKTPTSPLKMKPGRPRIKKDEKQNLLSAGDNRHRRTEQEEDEELLNESTKTTNVCTRFDESPSYVKAGKMRDYQVRGLNWLISLYENGINGILADEMGLGKTLQTIALLGYMKHYRNIPGPHMVLVPKSTLYNWMNEFKRWVPSLRAVCLIGNRDERTALIRDVLLPGEWDVCVTSYEMLIIEKAVFKKFNWRYLVIDEAHRIKNEKSKLSEIVREFKTTNRLLLTGTPLQNNLHELWALLNFLLPDVFNSSEDFDSWFDTNNCLGDQKLVERLHTVLRPFLLRRIKADVEKTLLPKKEVKIYVGLSKMQREWYTKILMKDIDILNSAGKMDKMRLLNVLMQLRKCCNHPYLFDGAEPGPPYTTDLHLVVNSGKMVVLDKLLPKVKVQGSRVLIFSQMTRVLDILEDYCMWRNYEYCRLDGQTPHEERQISINAYNEPNSTKFIFMLSTRAGGLGINLATADVVILYDSDWNPQVDLQAMDRAHRIGQQKQVRVFRFITENTVEERIVERAEMKLRLDSIVIQQGRLVDPSANKLGKDEMLSIIRHGATHVFASKDSEITDDDIDAILERGERKTMEMKEKLSSLGESSLRNFTMDTENSSVYTFEGEDYREKKKVITNWIEPPKRERKANYAVDAYFREALRVSEPKAPKAPRPPKQPNVQDFQFFPPRLFELLEKEILYYRKTIGYKVPRNPDLPNSAQVQKEEQAKIDEAEALSEEELEEKENLLQQGFTIWNKRDFNQFIKANEKWGRDDIENIAREVEGKSPEEVMEYSAVFWERCNELQDIEKIMAQIERGEARIQRRISIKKALDSKIGRYKAPFHQLRISYGTNKGKNYTEEEDRFLICMLHKLGFDKESVYDELRQCIRNSPQFRFDWFLKSRTAMELQRRCNTLITLIERENMELEEREKAEKKKRGPKTGSAQKRKAEGTSDGRGRRKKLKL